A stretch of the Erinaceus europaeus chromosome 1, mEriEur2.1, whole genome shotgun sequence genome encodes the following:
- the PRNP gene encoding major prion protein yields MVKNHVGCWLLVLFVATWSEVGLCKKRPKPGGWNSGGSRYPGQGSSGSNRYPPQGGGGWGQQPHAGGGWGQQPHGGGGWGQQPHGGGGWGQQPHGGGGWGQAGSHNQWNKPNKPKTNMKHVAGAAAAGAVVGGLGGYLVGSAMSRPPIHFGNDYEDRYYRENINRYPNQVYYKPVDQYSNQNNFVHDCVNITVKQHTVTTTTKGENFTETDVKIMERVVEQMCITQYQQARAYHDGASVLLFSSPAVILLISLLIFLLVG; encoded by the coding sequence ATGGTGAAAAACCACGTGGGCTGCTGGCTCCTGGTTCTCTTTGTGGCCACATGGAGTGAAGTGGGCCTCTGCAAGAAGCGGCCGAAGCCTGGAGGATGGAACAGTGGGGGAAGCCGATATCCTGGGCAGGGCAGTTCTGGCAGCAACCGCTACCCACCCCAGGGTGGTGGAGGCTGGGGTCAGCAGCCCCATGCTGGTGGAGGCTGGGGTCAGCAGCCCCATGGAGGTGGAGGCTGGGGTCAGCAGCCCCATGGAGGTGGAGGCTGGGGTCAGCAGCCCCATGGTGGCGGAGGCTGGGGTCAAGCTGGCAGCCACAACCAGTGGAACAAGCCCAACAAACCCAAAACCAACATGAAACATGTAGCAGGAGCTGCTGCAGCTGGGGCAGTTGTTGGGGGCCTTGGTGGCTACTTAGTGGGGAGTGCCATGAGCAGGCCCCCCATCCACTTTGGCAATGACTATGAGGACCGTTACTATCGTGAGAACATAAACCGCTACCCCAACCAAGTGTACTACAAGCCGGTGGATCAGTACAGTAACCAGAACAACTTCGTGCATGACTGTGTCAACATCACAGTCAAGCAGCACACCgtgaccaccaccaccaagggCGAGAACTTCACTGAGACAGACGTCAAGATAATGgagcgagtggtggagcagatgtGCATCACCCAGTACCAGCAAGCTCGGGCCTACCACGACGGGGCCAGCGtgctcctcttctcctcccccgCTGTgattctcctcatctctctcctcatcttcctGCTAGTGGGATGA